In a genomic window of Phragmites australis chromosome 14, lpPhrAust1.1, whole genome shotgun sequence:
- the LOC133891322 gene encoding probable rRNA-processing protein EBP2 homolog, with translation MVGLASEEALVHDEVVMDDVDTDVEESDSEDDSGEEVHATPSDKAIYNKEAILEKLEDIAWPENVDWMHKLTIEHDQGEKVDVNDDLARELAFYTQALDGTRQAFEKLQSMKVRFLRPTDYYAEMVKTDAHMHKIKGRLLSEKKKIEEAEERKKAREARKRSKEVQAEKNKERAKQKKEQIESVKKWRKQRQQGGFAKGNDDGPDLNFEGEEGFKQSKKKRPGVSPGDRSGGLAKQGKEGKNRRSRDSKFGHGGRKGLKKQNTAETTNDFRGFHQGVESQNKKRKRF, from the coding sequence ATGGTGGGGCTTGCAAGTGAAGAAGCATTGGTTCATGATGAAGTTGTCATGGATGATGTTGATACTGATGTGGAAGAATCAGATTCGGAAGATGATTCAGGGGAAGAAGTTCATGCTACGCCTTCAGACAAAGCTATATACAACAAGGAGGCCATTCTTGAGAAACTTGAGGATATAGCCTGGCCAGAAAATGTGGACTGGATGCACAAGCTCACCATTGAGCACGACCAGGGGGAGAAAGTTGATGTGAACGATGATCTTGCCCGTGAGCTTGCGTTCTACACCCAAGCTTTGGATGGCACGAGGCAGGCCTTTGAGAAGTTGCAGTCAATGAAGGTTCGGTTCCTCAGGCCAACAGACTACTATGCTGAGATGGTGAAGACGGATGCCCACATGCACAAGATCAAGGGGAGGCTCTTgtcagagaagaagaagattgaagaggcagaggagaggaagaaggcaAGAGAGGCTAGGAAGAGATCAAAGGAGGTGCAGGCAGAGAAGAACAAGGAGAGGGCAAAGCAGAAGAAGGAGCAGATTGAGTCAGTCAAGAAGTGGAGGAAGCAGAGGCAACAGGGGGGATTTGCCAAGGGAAATGATGATGGGCCAGATTTGAATTTTGAGGGAGAAGAAGGATTTAAGCAATCAAAGAAGAAGAGGCCTGGTGTGTCTCCTGGTGATAGGTCTGGTGGTCTTGCTAAGCAAGGTAAGGAAGGAAAGAACAGGAGATCAAGAGATTCCAAGTTTGGGCACGGTGGTCGGAAAGGGCTGAAGAAGCAAAACACTGCTGAAACGACAAATGATTTCAGAGGCTTTCACCAGGGGGTCGAGTCTCAaaacaagaagagaaagagatttTGA